Proteins co-encoded in one Montipora capricornis isolate CH-2021 chromosome 12, ASM3666992v2, whole genome shotgun sequence genomic window:
- the LOC138027743 gene encoding uncharacterized protein — MYLMLLYNMEKIQKALFFVILSAVLLDKGQTMIGNCNLAAFSQGGMKCQRNMMMAMKYNNTNCSTAYSQETACLNAHVDSCVQGNYLNIFRDSISKLLLLLVYHCGDLGYQVSDINSLLLESSDVQCNANELTNIVTCWDDFRVTFQANRSDPALCRKYAEGKQNCTDLARQACSGICDFIAKDEYNPFCADHTDPPDTSELYDCIVTLGCPIQVVFGEAKKCDLETYLTDFAKYSMDCSTEHNKFMDCLRKNLMGKCPAIQKSGLVSQDVLRALDSIPSTKRLFCGSVLALNADSLHRSVKELANCRPEYFTSAEKCAEPFRKTYSEASTKKSPDVCSAFSLAKRCLNKAIQDNCAFNEATVSAAMFDNENPFCEGGKDPQTAGANSRNAKAATVLPIIFSIALSFNVQISQV; from the exons ATGTACCTTATGCTACTCTACAATATGGAGAAAATACAGAAAGCCTTGTTTTTTGTGATATTGTCAGCAG TGCTACTTGACAAGGGACAAACTATGATTGGAAATTGCAACCTGGCTGCATTCTCCCAAGGAGGAATGAAATGTCAGAGGAATATGATGATGGCCATGAAGTACAACAACACGAATTGCAG CACTGCCTATAGTCAAGAAACTGCCTGCTTGAACGCTCATGTTGACAGCTGTGTGCAGGGCAATTACTTAAATATATTCCGAGACAGTATATCGAAGCTTCTTCTGTTGCTTGTGTACCACTGTGGAGACTTGGGATATCAGGTGTCAGACATCAATTCACTCTTACTAGAATCTAGCGACGTTCAGTGCAATGCAAATGAACTTACTAACATAGTCACCTGCTGGGATGATTTCCGCGTCACTTTTCAAGCAAACAGAAGTGATCCAGCTTTATGCAG GAAATATGCAGAAGGAAAACAGAATTGCACCGACCTTGCACGACAAGCCTGCAGTGGAATCTGCGACTTCATTGCGAAAGACGAATACAATCCTTTCTGCGCTGATCACACGGACCCTCCTGACACCTCGGAGTTGTATG ACTGTATCGTAACTCTCGGCTGTCCAATACAAGTTGTTTTCGGAGAGGCAAAGAAATGCGACTTGGAAACTTACCTCACAGACTTTGCAAAATACTCCATGGACTGCAG CACAGAACACAACAAGTTCATGGATTGTTTAAGAAAAAACTTAATGGGCAAATGCCCTGCCATACAAAAGAGTGGCCTGGTTTCCCAAGACGTACTAAGGGCTCTTGATTCGATTCCATCGACCAAACGTCTCTTCTGTGGTTCAGTGTTAGCACTAAACGCGGATTCGCTTCACAGAAGTGTAAAGGAACTCGCCAACTGTAGACCTGAGTATTTTACAAGCGCCGAAAAGTGCGCTGAGCCTTTCAGAAAGACGTACTCCGAGGCGTCCACGAAGAAATCTCCAGACGTTTGTAG CGCATTTTCACTGGCCAAACGCTGTCTGAACAAAGCCATACAAGACAACTGCGCTTTCAACGAAGCCACCGTGAGTGCAGCTATGTTTGATAACGAGAATCCCTTCTGTGAGGGTGGGAAAGACCCACAAACAGCTGGAGCCAACAGCAGAAACGCAAAGGCAGCAACAGTGCTTCCAATTATTTTCAGCATTGCACTGTCATTTAATGTTCAAATAAGTCAGGTATAA
- the LOC138027742 gene encoding uncharacterized protein, whose amino-acid sequence MSCYGAIFINRTMSTFVASFILLIAGFLMPLSVAYTQDIGHCNLTYFISNGQKCQRLMITNLQSNPNANCSKEYQYEKKCLRDHVDACFGRDLRSFVDQATALLLHQLYHCGDLKYKHDDLNRMILQTIKCQPEAFLDTEFCWHYFRERFDTNRTDPLLCREYAIAKKCITEKSKANCQICDHVRRDAYNPFCPNKTDPLLQVNACRDLLMHVSYNASRIYKMALDCEKTFVTSFMGNTKPNCRTAGLALKQCLNTKISVLYPDYARIQRLKDDVLMTVTSLLRGRRFFCSKVSVRAIDIDFKVRPLIPCSAEFMPEMEKCALPLREAYRLSENATKDQLCRNFQMAVNCSNTAQKSYCKFEKGVTSMIHSYYSSFCEHENGGDPEGIQKINGVESVSICALLYFPLFWLVSLTHAT is encoded by the exons ATGTCTTGCTATGGTGCCATCTTTATCAACCGAACCATGTCAACCTTTGTAGCCAGTTTTATCCTTCTGATTGCAG gttttttgatGCCACTCAGTGTTGCATATACACAGGATATTGGTCACTGTAATTTGACTTACTTCATATCGAACGGTCAAAAGTGTCAAAGGCTGATGATCACGAATTTACAGTCCAACCCAAACGCAAACTGCAG TAAGGAGTACCAGtacgaaaaaaaatgtttaagagaTCATGTTGACGCATGCTTTGGAAGGGACCTTCGCTCCTTTGTCGATCAGGCCACCGCACTACTTCTTCATCAGCTGTACCACTGTGGGGACCTGAAGTACAAGCATGATGATTTAAACCGAATGATCCTTCAGACCATAAAATGTCAACCGGAAGCCTTTCTGGACACGGAGTTTTGTTGGCATTATTTCCGGGAAAGATTCGATACCAACCGTACTGACCCGTTGTTGTGCAG GGAATATGCCATTGCAAAGAAATGCATAACGGAAAAATCTAAGGCAAACTGCCAAATCTGCGACCATGTTAGACGAGATGCTTACAATCCATTTTGCCCAAACAAAACGGACCCATTGCTACAAGTCAATG CATGCCGAGATCTCTTAATGCATGTCTCCTACAATGCCTCGAGAATTTACAAGATGGCATTAGACTGTGAGAAGACGTTTGTGACCTCCTTCATGGGCAATACAAAGCCTAACTGTAG GACTGCTGGCCTGGCTTTGAAACAGTGCCTCAATACAAAGATATCTGTGCTCTACCCAGACTACGCTCGTATCCAACGGCTCAAGGATGATGTATTAATGACCGTCACATCACTTCTACGAGGTCGAAGGTTTTTCTGTTCGAAAGTGAGTGTTCGCGCTATCGACATAGACTTCAAAGTGAGACCGCTTATCCCATGCAGTGCGGAGTTCATGCCCGAGATGGAGAAATGTGCGTTACCTTTAAGAGAAGCCTACAGACTCTCAGAAAACGCCACAAAGGATCAGCTATGCAG AAATTTCCAAATGGCTGTAAACTGTTCCAATACTGCCCAGAAATCTTACTGCAAGTTTGAGAAGGGCGTTACCAGCATGATACATAGTTACTACAGCTCTTTCTGTGAACATGAAAATGGCGGTGACCCAGAGGGAATccagaaaatcaacggtgtagAGTCTGTATCAATATGTGCTCTCCTttattttccccttttttggCTTGTCTCCTTAACACATGCAACTTAA